In Candidatus Zymogenus saltonus, the sequence GGTGGCTACCATGTGCGACTTGAGAAAGTACCCTCATTTCTCCCCCATCATATTTTTTAGTAAAAAAGGCGGGTTTTACCTTGACATCTTGCGGTCGCCTAACTATAATCTGACCCCTTAATAACCGGAAGGGGAGGGGTGTTATGGCACGTGTTGTAATTATTGGATCGGGTGTTGCCGGCCTTACGGCCGGGGCCTATATGGCAAAATCGGGGCATAAGGTAAAGATTTTCGAGCAGTTTGATAATATCGGAGGCGTCACCGCCACGCTGCACAAGGACGGGTATTCGTGGGACCTGGGGCCGATGCTTCTTCAGGGCTTCGGGCCCGGGGAGCTGGGTGGAGACATCTTGGAGGATCTCTCGATATCCGACAAGGTCACACTCGTCAGGGACGACCGGGGCATTGTTATGCCCGATTTCGAATTATGGAAGCCTCACGAGTACGGAGGCCCCCATTGGCGCAGGGATTACCTGAAGGACGTCTTTCCCGACGAGGCCGAGGGCCTTGACCGCTATTACGAGTTCTACGACCGGATGATGGATCTCATGGCCTTAAACTACCGCGCAAGCAGGGAATCAGGCCCTAAGAAGCTTTTTCTGAAGCTCTGGATGTTGTGGATTTTCAGGAAAGTGAAACAGATGCAGGGCTGGTCTGCTGAGGACGTGATGAACCACTTCTTCAGGGGGCCGGAGTTAAAAGGACTTTATACCGGAATTCTCGCCGATTTCGTTGTTCGTCCCAGCCAGTTTATGGGCCTTGCCGTACCGGCCGTGAATATCGAGACCGCCTTCGACAAAAGGATCCCCCTTAAGTATACTGCGGCGGGAAAGCGTCCCAGCTATCAGTACATCATAGGCGGATGTGAAAAGCTCGTCAAGGTTCTGTCCGAAGTCGTTGTCGAAAACGGGGGGGAAATATTCACCAACTCTCTGGTGACAAAGATCCTCACCGATGGGGCAGAGGTTAGCGGCATCCGACTGAAAGACGGACACGTTGAGTCCGCCGATCTCGTCATCGCCAGCGGCGGCGCCCGGGAGACCTATTTCGGACTTCTCGGAAAAGAGCACCTCCCTCAGGATTTTATAGACAGGGTTGACGACACCCCCCTGATGGAATCGGTCCACATGGTTCATCTCGGGATCGATTTTAACACGTTGCCCTACCAGAGGTCCGCTCTTTGTTACTACTACGGCACATACGACGTGGAGGGCGCGGTGGACAGGTGCAAGAATAGAGAATACCACGAGGGGAGGGACGGATTTCTCATCTACGTCCCGTCGCTTCACTCACCGGAGATGGCGCCTAAGGGTCATCACGCCGTTACGGTCTACACAATAGCCCCCAACAATCTTTCCTCCGGGACGTGGGAGGATCGTAAGGAGGAGCTTACCGACAAGCTCCTCATCGAGGCGGAGAAGATCATCCCAAACTTAAGGAAGCGCGCTAAGACGATGGTCATTATGACGCCCGAGGACTTCAAGAAGCGGGTCCGCGTCGACTATCACGGCTTCGGCGGAAGGTCTCCGGTAATGGGGAAGAAAGGAGGCCCGCACAAATCGCCGATTACCGGCCTCTGGTTTGTGGGAAGCCAGAGCGAAAAGGAAGGGGGAGGAGTATGTGGAACCATGGCTGCCTCCAGGAAGGTCGTAGGCATGATCAAAGACGAGGGCCTGATTTGAGGTTATTTTATCCAAGTCCTTATGGCTCTTAGGATATTTGTACTAAAATGTTCTTGCAAATTTAACAAAAGGAGTTTTTAATGACTTTAGACACCTTGCGGGAAAAACTTACCGTTAAAACGAAGCTGCTTTACGGAGTGGCCGAGTTTGCTGTCTCGATGATGCACTCCGCCGTGCAGTTCTTTCTGATGTTCTATTACACCGACGTCGTGGGAATCGATCCCGCCATAGCGGGAACGGCCCTTTTAGTGGGAAAACTTACTTGGGACGCCGTAAACGATCCACTGGTTGGACTTATCTCTGACAGAATGCAAACTCGTTTCGGCAGGAGGCGGCCCTTTCTGATCCTAGGCGCCATCCCATACGGGATCAGTATATGGATCATCTTCTCAACACCGTCCGGCCTTACAGGCGCAGCGGCTTTTTTCGCGGTTATATTCACGTTTTTACTCTTTGACACGTTTCATACAGCCATCAGCGTGCCCTACTACGCCATGACGCCGGAGCTTACCCACGATTACGATGAACGGACCAGCCTCACGGCCTACCGGAAGATCTTCGGAGTTACAGGATATATGGCCGGCGCCATTCTCACAGGTCTTGTGGCAAGCATATATCAAAATAGTTTTGGATGGACTGCAAAAACCGCCTACAGTGGTATGGGGGCGACCTTCGGAGTAATTAGTATAATCGTGGTTCTTATCACGGCTCTCACGGTCAAGGAACGCTCCCCAGCTGAGGTAAAACCCTCGGAACTCCCCTTAATTGATTCCGTCAAAATTACTTTAGGCAACAAACCGTTCATGCGGCTTGTTCTGGCTTTTGTCATCAGCAGTTACAGTTTCACATTAATGACCGGGTTCTTCATATATTACATGAAGTACTACCTGCTTATGGAAGAGAAATTCTCCCTGGTTATGGCGATAATGATGGGGGCTTTACTGATATTTCTCTTCTTCTGGAAGTGGGTATCGGACAACTGGAATAAAGGGCCGGCCTATGCCCTGGGTCTTTTTATCGCTTGCGTGTCGATCACCGTGTGCTTTTTTCTCCCACATAAGCCGACGGCTGCTATCTACGTGATTGCGTTCGTTGTCGGTTTTGGATTTTCCAGCCAGTACGTCTTCCCCTGGAGCATGCTTCCCGACTGTATTGAGCACGATCAGAAGAAAACCGGTGAAAGAAGGGAGGGAGTTTATTATGGAGTCTGGGCGTTTTTGATGAAATTCGCAAGCGCAGCGGGCGTAGCTTCTATTGGCTGGGTGCTCAAGCTCTTTGATTATGCCGCTCCCCTTAAAGGAAGCGATGCATTCGTTGAACAGTCGGTCAAAACTCTTCTTGGAATGCGCCTCTTCTTCGGGCCGATTCCCGCAATCATCATGGTCGCGAGCCTTCCGCTACTCATATGGTTTCCCATAACACGTTCGACTCACAGAGACCTCAGGGTCGAGCTTGGTGATATAAAGTAGTGTAGAAGCAGAGTTTTAACTTGCTGCAAAAATATGGCCTGCAATGACTCGGCGGGGATGTCGGGTTGTTGCAGGCCAAAGTATTTGATTGTCTATCTAGTCCAGCACCGCCTACCAGTAAAACCCCCAGGTCAATTTTTTTTCAATAGGGGTTGGGCAGGCCAATTTCCAGCACCGCTTTCATCGCGAACGAACGTGGTTAAGCGCGGCGACCTGATTAGTAAAGCAACCGGCATTTCTCATAATCTTCTATTTTGACTACCTAACCGGAAGACGCGATCCGATTGCTTCGTCCGTGTTTTACAAGAGGCCAGACAAGGGGGCAGACAAGGGGGCAGACAATGGGCAGACAAGGGGGCAGACAAGGGGCTTAAGCCCCTTGTCTAGTAGGTAATGAAGCAATCGCGTGTTTAGGTAGAAATAAAATGTACTGTCATTCCCAACTTGATTGGGAATCTATACTGTCATTCCCGACCTGATCGGGAATCCAGCCTGTCCCCGCGTATGTGGGGGTAAATATCAAGCTGGATTCCCGCTTTCGCGGGAATGACATCTGTTTCTGGATTCCCGCTTTCCAAGGTAATGACAAATATTATTACGTCACTTCTTCAACTCTTTGCAGGCATCCTCCTCCTCGCCGTCGCAGGCCTTCTTGAAGTCGGCCCGGGCCTTGGCCGTTTCGCCCATCGCCTTGTAGTTCAGCCCCCGGGTGTAATAGAAAAAAGGGTGTTCTTTAATATTTATCGCCTTGTTTATATCCTCCATCGCCTCTTCATATCTCCCCAGCTCCCTGTACACGTTGCTCCTGCTGTCAAGGGTATTCGCATCGTTTGGCATTATGCGAAGCGCAACCGTGATGTCCTCCAGCGCCTTGTCGTACTTTTTGGTAAGGTAATAGACCCAACCCCTGCCGTTGTAGGCATCGGCAAAATCCGGGTCGATACTGATCGCCTTTGTGTAGTCCGCTATCTCCTCGTCGTATCTCTTTAAATTATCGTATGCAAGCCCCCTGTTTTTGT encodes:
- a CDS encoding NAD(P)/FAD-dependent oxidoreductase, with product MARVVIIGSGVAGLTAGAYMAKSGHKVKIFEQFDNIGGVTATLHKDGYSWDLGPMLLQGFGPGELGGDILEDLSISDKVTLVRDDRGIVMPDFELWKPHEYGGPHWRRDYLKDVFPDEAEGLDRYYEFYDRMMDLMALNYRASRESGPKKLFLKLWMLWIFRKVKQMQGWSAEDVMNHFFRGPELKGLYTGILADFVVRPSQFMGLAVPAVNIETAFDKRIPLKYTAAGKRPSYQYIIGGCEKLVKVLSEVVVENGGEIFTNSLVTKILTDGAEVSGIRLKDGHVESADLVIASGGARETYFGLLGKEHLPQDFIDRVDDTPLMESVHMVHLGIDFNTLPYQRSALCYYYGTYDVEGAVDRCKNREYHEGRDGFLIYVPSLHSPEMAPKGHHAVTVYTIAPNNLSSGTWEDRKEELTDKLLIEAEKIIPNLRKRAKTMVIMTPEDFKKRVRVDYHGFGGRSPVMGKKGGPHKSPITGLWFVGSQSEKEGGGVCGTMAASRKVVGMIKDEGLI
- a CDS encoding tetratricopeptide repeat protein, translated to LKKYNEAIADYTKVISIDPNYADAYNNRGNAYSYLKRYNEAIEDYNKAISIDPNFAMAYKNRGLAYDNLKRYDEEIADYTKAISIDPDFADAYNGRGWVYYLTKKYDKALEDITVALRIMPNDANTLDSRSNVYRELGRYEEAMEDINKAINIKEHPFFYYTRGLNYKAMGETAKARADFKKACDGEEEDACKELKK
- a CDS encoding MFS transporter, which gives rise to MTLDTLREKLTVKTKLLYGVAEFAVSMMHSAVQFFLMFYYTDVVGIDPAIAGTALLVGKLTWDAVNDPLVGLISDRMQTRFGRRRPFLILGAIPYGISIWIIFSTPSGLTGAAAFFAVIFTFLLFDTFHTAISVPYYAMTPELTHDYDERTSLTAYRKIFGVTGYMAGAILTGLVASIYQNSFGWTAKTAYSGMGATFGVISIIVVLITALTVKERSPAEVKPSELPLIDSVKITLGNKPFMRLVLAFVISSYSFTLMTGFFIYYMKYYLLMEEKFSLVMAIMMGALLIFLFFWKWVSDNWNKGPAYALGLFIACVSITVCFFLPHKPTAAIYVIAFVVGFGFSSQYVFPWSMLPDCIEHDQKKTGERREGVYYGVWAFLMKFASAAGVASIGWVLKLFDYAAPLKGSDAFVEQSVKTLLGMRLFFGPIPAIIMVASLPLLIWFPITRSTHRDLRVELGDIK